In Piliocolobus tephrosceles isolate RC106 chromosome 6, ASM277652v3, whole genome shotgun sequence, the following are encoded in one genomic region:
- the GLCE gene encoding D-glucuronyl C5-epimerase isoform X5 gives MRCLAARVNYKTLIIICALFTLVTVLLWNKCSSDKAIQFPRRLSSGFRVDGLEKRAAASESNNYVNHVAKQQSEEAFPQEQQKAPPVVGGFNSNVGSKVLGLKYEEIDCLINDEHTIKGRREGNEVFLPFTWVEKYFDVYGKVVQYDGYDRFEFSHSYSKVYAQRAPYHPDGVFMSFEGYNVEVRDRVKCISGVEGVPLSTQWGPQGYFYPIQIAQYGLSHYSKNLTEKPPHIEVYETAEDRDKNNKPNDWTVPKGCFMANVADKSRFTNVKQFIAPV, from the exons ATGCGTTGCTTGGCAGCTCGGGTCAACTATAAGACTTTGATTATTATCTGCGCACTCTTCACTTTGGTCACAGTACTTTTGTGGAATAAGTGTTCCAGTGACAAAGCAATCCAGTTTCCACGGCGTTTGAGTAGTGGCTTCAGAGTGGATGGATTAGAAAAAAGAGCAGCAGCATCTGAGAGTAACAACTATGTGAACCACGTGGCCAAACAACAGTCTGAGGAAGCATTCCCTCAGGAACAGCAGAAAGCTCCCCCTGTTGTTGGGGGCTTCAATAGCAATGTGGGAAGTAAGGTGTTAGGGCTCAAATATGAAGAAATTGACTGTCTCATAAATGATGAACACACAATTAAAGGGAGACGAGAGGGGAACGAAGTCTTTCTTCCATTCACTTGGGTTGAGAAATATTTTGATGTTTATGGAAAGGTGGTTCAGTATGATGGCTATGATCGGTTTGAATTCTCTCATAGCTATTCCAAAGTCTATGCACAGAGAGCCCCCTATCACCCCGATGGTGTGTTTATGTCTTTTGAAGGCTACAATGTGGAAGTCCGAGACAGAGTCAAGTGCATAAGTGGGGTTGAAG GTGTGCCATTATCTACACAATGGGGACCTCAAGGCTATTTCTATCCAATCCAGATTGCACAGTATGGGTTAAGTCATTACAGCAAGAATCTAACTGAGAAACCTCCTCACATAGAGGTATATGAAACAGCAGAAGACAGAGACAAAAACAACAAGCCTAATGACTGGACTGTGCCAAAGGGCTGCTTTATGGCTAATGTGGCTGATAAGTCTAGATTCACCAATGTCAAACAGTTTATTGCACCAG TCTGA
- the GLCE gene encoding D-glucuronyl C5-epimerase isoform X2, whose amino-acid sequence MRCLAARVNYKTLIIICALFTLVTVLLWNKCSSDKAIQFPRRLSSGFRVDGLEKRAAASESNNYVNHVAKQQSEEAFPQEQQKAPPVVGGFNSNVGSKVLGLKYEEIDCLINDEHTIKGRREGNEVFLPFTWVEKYFDVYGKVVQYDGYDRFEFSHSYSKVYAQRAPYHPDGVFMSFEGYNVEVRDRVKCISGVEGVPLSTQWGPQGYFYPIQIAQYGLSHYSKNLTEKPPHIEVYETAEDRDKNNKPNDWTVPKGCFMANVADKSRFTNVKQFIAPETSEGVSLQLGNTKDFIISFDLKFLTNGSVSVVLETTEKNQLFTIHYVSNAQLIAFKERDIYYGIGPRTSWSTVTRDLVTDLRKGVGLSNTKAVKPTKIMPKKVVRLIAKGDRV is encoded by the exons ATGCGTTGCTTGGCAGCTCGGGTCAACTATAAGACTTTGATTATTATCTGCGCACTCTTCACTTTGGTCACAGTACTTTTGTGGAATAAGTGTTCCAGTGACAAAGCAATCCAGTTTCCACGGCGTTTGAGTAGTGGCTTCAGAGTGGATGGATTAGAAAAAAGAGCAGCAGCATCTGAGAGTAACAACTATGTGAACCACGTGGCCAAACAACAGTCTGAGGAAGCATTCCCTCAGGAACAGCAGAAAGCTCCCCCTGTTGTTGGGGGCTTCAATAGCAATGTGGGAAGTAAGGTGTTAGGGCTCAAATATGAAGAAATTGACTGTCTCATAAATGATGAACACACAATTAAAGGGAGACGAGAGGGGAACGAAGTCTTTCTTCCATTCACTTGGGTTGAGAAATATTTTGATGTTTATGGAAAGGTGGTTCAGTATGATGGCTATGATCGGTTTGAATTCTCTCATAGCTATTCCAAAGTCTATGCACAGAGAGCCCCCTATCACCCCGATGGTGTGTTTATGTCTTTTGAAGGCTACAATGTGGAAGTCCGAGACAGAGTCAAGTGCATAAGTGGGGTTGAAG GTGTGCCATTATCTACACAATGGGGACCTCAAGGCTATTTCTATCCAATCCAGATTGCACAGTATGGGTTAAGTCATTACAGCAAGAATCTAACTGAGAAACCTCCTCACATAGAGGTATATGAAACAGCAGAAGACAGAGACAAAAACAACAAGCCTAATGACTGGACTGTGCCAAAGGGCTGCTTTATGGCTAATGTGGCTGATAAGTCTAGATTCACCAATGTCAAACAGTTTATTGCACCAG AAACCAGTGAAGGTGTATCCTTGCAACTGGGAAACAcgaaagattttattatttcattcgaCCTCAAGTTCTTGACAAATGGAAGCGTGTCCGTGGTTCTAGAGACCACAGAAAAGAATCAGCTCTTCACTATACATTATGTCTCAAATGCTCAGCTAATTGCTTTTAAAGAAAGAGATATATATTACGGCATTGGGCCCAGAACTTCATGGAGCACAGTTACCAGGGACCTGGTCACTGACCTCAGGAAAGGAGTGGGTCTTTCAAACACAAAAGCTGTCAAGCCAACCAAAATAATGCCCAAGAAGGTGGTTAGGTTGATTGCAAAAG GGGACCGAGTCTGA
- the GLCE gene encoding D-glucuronyl C5-epimerase isoform X4, giving the protein MANVADKSRFTNVKQFIAPETSEGVSLQLGNTKDFIISFDLKFLTNGSVSVVLETTEKNQLFTIHYVSNAQLIAFKERDIYYGIGPRTSWSTVTRDLVTDLRKGVGLSNTKAVKPTKIMPKKVVRLIAKGKGFLDNITISTTAHMAAFFAASDWLVRNQDEKGGWPIMVTRKLGEGFKSLEPGWYSAMAQGQAISTLVRAYLLTKDHIFLNSALRATAPYKFLSEQHGVKAVFMNKHDWYEEYPTTPSSFVLNGFMYSLIGLYDLKETAGEKLGKEARSLYERGMESLKAMLPLYDTGSGTIYDLRHFMLGIAPNLARWDYHTTHINQLQLLSTIDESPIFKEFVKRWKSYLKGSRAKHN; this is encoded by the exons ATGGCTAATGTGGCTGATAAGTCTAGATTCACCAATGTCAAACAGTTTATTGCACCAG AAACCAGTGAAGGTGTATCCTTGCAACTGGGAAACAcgaaagattttattatttcattcgaCCTCAAGTTCTTGACAAATGGAAGCGTGTCCGTGGTTCTAGAGACCACAGAAAAGAATCAGCTCTTCACTATACATTATGTCTCAAATGCTCAGCTAATTGCTTTTAAAGAAAGAGATATATATTACGGCATTGGGCCCAGAACTTCATGGAGCACAGTTACCAGGGACCTGGTCACTGACCTCAGGAAAGGAGTGGGTCTTTCAAACACAAAAGCTGTCAAGCCAACCAAAATAATGCCCAAGAAGGTGGTTAGGTTGATTGCAAAAGGTAAGGGATTCCTCGACAACATTACCATCTCTACCACAGCCCACATGGCTGCATTTTTTGCTGCTAGTGATTGGCTAGTAAGGAACCAGGATGAGAAAGGTGGCTGGCCAATTATGGTGACCCGTAAGTTAGGGGAAGGGTTCAAGTCTTTAGAGCCAGGATGGTATTCTGCCATGGCGCAAGGGCAAGCCATTTCTACATTAGTCAGGGCCTATCTGTtaacaaaagaccatatattcCTCAATTCAGCTTTAAGGGCAACAGCCCCTTATAAGTTTCTATCTGAGCAGCATGGAGTTAAAGCTGTGTTTATGAATAAACATGACTGGTATGAAGAATATCCAACCACACCTagctcttttgttttaaatggctTTATGTATTCTTTAATTGGGCTGTATGACTTAAAAGAAACTGCAGGGGAAAAACTTGGAAAAGAAGCAAGGTCCTTGTATGAGCGTGGCATGGAATCTCTTAAAGCCATGCTGCCCTTGTATGACACTGGCTCAGGAACCATCTATGACCTCCGTCACTTCATGCTTGGCATCGCTCCTAACCTGGCTCGCTGGGACTATCATACCACCCACATCAATCAGTTGCAGCTACTCAGTACCATTGATGAGTCCCCAATCTTCAAAGAATTTGTCAAGAGGTGGAAAAGCTACCTTAAAGGCAGCAGGGCAAAGCACAACTAG
- the GLCE gene encoding D-glucuronyl C5-epimerase isoform X1: protein MRCLAARVNYKTLIIICALFTLVTVLLWNKCSSDKAIQFPRRLSSGFRVDGLEKRAAASESNNYVNHVAKQQSEEAFPQEQQKAPPVVGGFNSNVGSKVLGLKYEEIDCLINDEHTIKGRREGNEVFLPFTWVEKYFDVYGKVVQYDGYDRFEFSHSYSKVYAQRAPYHPDGVFMSFEGYNVEVRDRVKCISGVEGVPLSTQWGPQGYFYPIQIAQYGLSHYSKNLTEKPPHIEVYETAEDRDKNNKPNDWTVPKGCFMANVADKSRFTNVKQFIAPETSEGVSLQLGNTKDFIISFDLKFLTNGSVSVVLETTEKNQLFTIHYVSNAQLIAFKERDIYYGIGPRTSWSTVTRDLVTDLRKGVGLSNTKAVKPTKIMPKKVVRLIAKGKGFLDNITISTTAHMAAFFAASDWLVRNQDEKGGWPIMVTRKLGEGFKSLEPGWYSAMAQGQAISTLVRAYLLTKDHIFLNSALRATAPYKFLSEQHGVKAVFMNKHDWYEEYPTTPSSFVLNGFMYSLIGLYDLKETAGEKLGKEARSLYERGMESLKAMLPLYDTGSGTIYDLRHFMLGIAPNLARWDYHTTHINQLQLLSTIDESPIFKEFVKRWKSYLKGSRAKHN from the exons ATGCGTTGCTTGGCAGCTCGGGTCAACTATAAGACTTTGATTATTATCTGCGCACTCTTCACTTTGGTCACAGTACTTTTGTGGAATAAGTGTTCCAGTGACAAAGCAATCCAGTTTCCACGGCGTTTGAGTAGTGGCTTCAGAGTGGATGGATTAGAAAAAAGAGCAGCAGCATCTGAGAGTAACAACTATGTGAACCACGTGGCCAAACAACAGTCTGAGGAAGCATTCCCTCAGGAACAGCAGAAAGCTCCCCCTGTTGTTGGGGGCTTCAATAGCAATGTGGGAAGTAAGGTGTTAGGGCTCAAATATGAAGAAATTGACTGTCTCATAAATGATGAACACACAATTAAAGGGAGACGAGAGGGGAACGAAGTCTTTCTTCCATTCACTTGGGTTGAGAAATATTTTGATGTTTATGGAAAGGTGGTTCAGTATGATGGCTATGATCGGTTTGAATTCTCTCATAGCTATTCCAAAGTCTATGCACAGAGAGCCCCCTATCACCCCGATGGTGTGTTTATGTCTTTTGAAGGCTACAATGTGGAAGTCCGAGACAGAGTCAAGTGCATAAGTGGGGTTGAAG GTGTGCCATTATCTACACAATGGGGACCTCAAGGCTATTTCTATCCAATCCAGATTGCACAGTATGGGTTAAGTCATTACAGCAAGAATCTAACTGAGAAACCTCCTCACATAGAGGTATATGAAACAGCAGAAGACAGAGACAAAAACAACAAGCCTAATGACTGGACTGTGCCAAAGGGCTGCTTTATGGCTAATGTGGCTGATAAGTCTAGATTCACCAATGTCAAACAGTTTATTGCACCAG AAACCAGTGAAGGTGTATCCTTGCAACTGGGAAACAcgaaagattttattatttcattcgaCCTCAAGTTCTTGACAAATGGAAGCGTGTCCGTGGTTCTAGAGACCACAGAAAAGAATCAGCTCTTCACTATACATTATGTCTCAAATGCTCAGCTAATTGCTTTTAAAGAAAGAGATATATATTACGGCATTGGGCCCAGAACTTCATGGAGCACAGTTACCAGGGACCTGGTCACTGACCTCAGGAAAGGAGTGGGTCTTTCAAACACAAAAGCTGTCAAGCCAACCAAAATAATGCCCAAGAAGGTGGTTAGGTTGATTGCAAAAGGTAAGGGATTCCTCGACAACATTACCATCTCTACCACAGCCCACATGGCTGCATTTTTTGCTGCTAGTGATTGGCTAGTAAGGAACCAGGATGAGAAAGGTGGCTGGCCAATTATGGTGACCCGTAAGTTAGGGGAAGGGTTCAAGTCTTTAGAGCCAGGATGGTATTCTGCCATGGCGCAAGGGCAAGCCATTTCTACATTAGTCAGGGCCTATCTGTtaacaaaagaccatatattcCTCAATTCAGCTTTAAGGGCAACAGCCCCTTATAAGTTTCTATCTGAGCAGCATGGAGTTAAAGCTGTGTTTATGAATAAACATGACTGGTATGAAGAATATCCAACCACACCTagctcttttgttttaaatggctTTATGTATTCTTTAATTGGGCTGTATGACTTAAAAGAAACTGCAGGGGAAAAACTTGGAAAAGAAGCAAGGTCCTTGTATGAGCGTGGCATGGAATCTCTTAAAGCCATGCTGCCCTTGTATGACACTGGCTCAGGAACCATCTATGACCTCCGTCACTTCATGCTTGGCATCGCTCCTAACCTGGCTCGCTGGGACTATCATACCACCCACATCAATCAGTTGCAGCTACTCAGTACCATTGATGAGTCCCCAATCTTCAAAGAATTTGTCAAGAGGTGGAAAAGCTACCTTAAAGGCAGCAGGGCAAAGCACAACTAG
- the GLCE gene encoding D-glucuronyl C5-epimerase isoform X3, translated as MRCLAARVNYKTLIIICALFTLVTVLLWNKCSSDKAIQFPRRLSSGFRVDGLEKRAAASESNNYVNHVAKQQSEEAFPQEQQKAPPVVGGFNSNVGSKVLGLKYEEIDCLINDEHTIKGRREGNEVFLPFTWVEKYFDVYGKVVQYDGYDRFEFSHSYSKVYAQRAPYHPDGVFMSFEGYNVEVRDRVKCISGVEGVPLSTQWGPQGYFYPIQIAQYGLSHYSKNLTEKPPHIEVYETAEDRDKNNKPNDWTVPKGCFMANVADKSRFTNVKQFIAPETSEGVSLQLGNTKDFIISFDLKFLTNGSVSVVLETTEKNQLFTIHYVSNAQLIAFKERDIYYGIGPRTSWSTVTRDLVTDLRKGVGLSNTKAVKPTKIMPKKVVRLIAKEWP; from the exons ATGCGTTGCTTGGCAGCTCGGGTCAACTATAAGACTTTGATTATTATCTGCGCACTCTTCACTTTGGTCACAGTACTTTTGTGGAATAAGTGTTCCAGTGACAAAGCAATCCAGTTTCCACGGCGTTTGAGTAGTGGCTTCAGAGTGGATGGATTAGAAAAAAGAGCAGCAGCATCTGAGAGTAACAACTATGTGAACCACGTGGCCAAACAACAGTCTGAGGAAGCATTCCCTCAGGAACAGCAGAAAGCTCCCCCTGTTGTTGGGGGCTTCAATAGCAATGTGGGAAGTAAGGTGTTAGGGCTCAAATATGAAGAAATTGACTGTCTCATAAATGATGAACACACAATTAAAGGGAGACGAGAGGGGAACGAAGTCTTTCTTCCATTCACTTGGGTTGAGAAATATTTTGATGTTTATGGAAAGGTGGTTCAGTATGATGGCTATGATCGGTTTGAATTCTCTCATAGCTATTCCAAAGTCTATGCACAGAGAGCCCCCTATCACCCCGATGGTGTGTTTATGTCTTTTGAAGGCTACAATGTGGAAGTCCGAGACAGAGTCAAGTGCATAAGTGGGGTTGAAG GTGTGCCATTATCTACACAATGGGGACCTCAAGGCTATTTCTATCCAATCCAGATTGCACAGTATGGGTTAAGTCATTACAGCAAGAATCTAACTGAGAAACCTCCTCACATAGAGGTATATGAAACAGCAGAAGACAGAGACAAAAACAACAAGCCTAATGACTGGACTGTGCCAAAGGGCTGCTTTATGGCTAATGTGGCTGATAAGTCTAGATTCACCAATGTCAAACAGTTTATTGCACCAG AAACCAGTGAAGGTGTATCCTTGCAACTGGGAAACAcgaaagattttattatttcattcgaCCTCAAGTTCTTGACAAATGGAAGCGTGTCCGTGGTTCTAGAGACCACAGAAAAGAATCAGCTCTTCACTATACATTATGTCTCAAATGCTCAGCTAATTGCTTTTAAAGAAAGAGATATATATTACGGCATTGGGCCCAGAACTTCATGGAGCACAGTTACCAGGGACCTGGTCACTGACCTCAGGAAAGGAGTGGGTCTTTCAAACACAAAAGCTGTCAAGCCAACCAAAATAATGCCCAAGAAGGTGGTTAGGTTGATTGCAAAAG